One part of the Mailhella massiliensis genome encodes these proteins:
- a CDS encoding KdsC family phosphatase: MPSPLAPFSNIPGTPAHEDVLQAAAKVRFLVLDVDGVCTDGKLYFQENGHPLKCFNSQDGIGIKTALRAGIGVGIITGRNDPCVLARMSQLGVKDYYAGFESKLPKLEDIRKKYGLAREEMAYLGDDWIDLDPMRSVGMPMAVANAVTQVKKEALYITAARGGEGAVREAVEFLLAARMDGRNPADLWTAATGPAKV, encoded by the coding sequence ATGCCCTCTCCTCTTGCTCCCTTTTCGAATATTCCCGGCACTCCCGCCCATGAGGACGTGCTTCAAGCGGCCGCGAAAGTCCGCTTTCTCGTGCTCGACGTCGACGGCGTATGCACCGACGGCAAACTGTACTTTCAGGAAAACGGACATCCCCTGAAATGCTTCAACTCCCAGGACGGCATCGGCATCAAGACCGCGCTGCGCGCTGGCATAGGCGTCGGCATCATCACGGGCAGAAACGATCCCTGCGTTCTGGCCAGAATGTCGCAGCTCGGCGTGAAGGACTATTACGCGGGCTTCGAATCCAAGCTGCCCAAGCTTGAGGACATACGGAAGAAATACGGCCTTGCCCGCGAAGAGATGGCCTACCTCGGCGACGACTGGATCGACCTTGATCCCATGCGCAGCGTGGGTATGCCCATGGCCGTGGCCAACGCCGTAACCCAGGTGAAGAAGGAAGCGCTCTACATCACCGCCGCCAGAGGCGGGGAAGGCGCCGTGCGCGAGGCCGTGGAATTTCTGCTCGCCGCCCGCATGGACGGCAGAAATCCCGCAGATCTGTGGACCGCCGCTACAGGACCGGCCAAGGTATGA
- the lptA gene encoding lipopolysaccharide transport periplasmic protein LptA: MKKALLSLLIVAFCATCAAAAPMPGGDSNLPVDVTADTMVYSADKNTVVFQGRVEAVRGEFKMWSELLTLYLTSKNDAGKEKNSAAPAMEGSDLDRIVAEKNVRFQNGTQTGSAQKATYYSAKSLLVLEGNPVLHDGDNSIKGNVIRYYVNENRSVVEGSPRQRVHAVFSSNDKKGK, encoded by the coding sequence ATGAAAAAGGCACTTCTTTCTCTTCTCATCGTCGCGTTCTGCGCAACCTGCGCTGCTGCGGCTCCCATGCCCGGCGGGGACAGCAACCTTCCCGTGGACGTGACGGCCGACACCATGGTCTACAGCGCCGACAAGAACACCGTGGTCTTTCAGGGCAGGGTGGAAGCCGTGCGCGGCGAATTCAAAATGTGGTCGGAACTTCTGACGCTGTACCTCACGTCGAAAAACGACGCGGGCAAGGAGAAAAATTCCGCAGCGCCCGCCATGGAAGGGAGCGACCTCGACCGCATCGTGGCGGAAAAGAACGTGCGCTTCCAGAACGGAACGCAGACCGGCTCCGCACAGAAGGCCACCTACTATTCGGCAAAAAGCCTTCTCGTACTGGAAGGCAACCCCGTGCTGCATGACGGCGACAATTCCATCAAAGGCAATGTGATCCGCTACTACGTCAATGAAAACAGGAGCGTCGTGGAAGGCAGCCCCAGGCAGCGCGTCCATGCCGTATTCTCCTCCAACGACAAGAAGGGCAAGTAA
- a CDS encoding glycosyltransferase family 8 protein produces the protein MIHCAICFHDSGTMYKTVYCALLSCFENTSEQVHVHALIDESVRPYRHFLEELCASFHHEITFYDQVNVPRDIVNMFPGQTVGMYTEASLFRMCLHEQLPEEVEKVVYFDCDIIFERDIADLWNMELGNAWMIAAHDPERVWSARKKKYYLGALGIEESRYFNSGVLLMNLKALREASKEENVFWRAYRRGAKMFAGLPFTVFDQDLLNYMLAGDREKLKLVDASFNYELCLFDRRFLRLKEMEGRILHFPSLKPWQKFFPAQLAYWKYYIRTPWRDEALPMIEERMFDKKDRIWPVLLWIWRRHESLRWLARLRGAR, from the coding sequence ATGATTCATTGCGCCATCTGCTTTCATGATTCCGGTACCATGTACAAAACGGTGTACTGCGCGCTGCTTTCCTGTTTTGAAAACACGTCGGAACAGGTGCATGTGCACGCGCTCATCGACGAGTCCGTCAGGCCGTACAGGCATTTTCTGGAAGAGCTTTGCGCTTCCTTCCATCATGAAATCACCTTCTATGATCAGGTGAACGTTCCCAGAGACATCGTGAATATGTTCCCCGGGCAGACCGTGGGCATGTACACCGAGGCCAGCCTCTTCCGCATGTGCCTGCACGAACAGCTGCCCGAAGAGGTGGAAAAGGTCGTCTACTTCGACTGCGACATCATTTTTGAGCGCGACATTGCGGATTTGTGGAATATGGAGCTGGGCAACGCCTGGATGATAGCCGCCCATGACCCGGAAAGGGTGTGGTCGGCCCGCAAGAAGAAGTATTATCTCGGGGCGCTGGGTATCGAGGAGAGCCGTTACTTCAACAGCGGCGTGCTCCTCATGAATCTGAAGGCGCTGCGCGAGGCGTCGAAGGAAGAAAACGTGTTCTGGCGGGCCTACCGCCGGGGGGCGAAGATGTTTGCCGGACTGCCCTTTACCGTGTTCGATCAGGATCTGCTCAATTACATGCTCGCCGGCGACAGGGAAAAGCTGAAGCTTGTCGACGCTTCGTTCAACTATGAGCTCTGCCTTTTTGACCGGCGTTTTCTGCGCCTGAAGGAAATGGAAGGCAGAATTCTGCATTTTCCCTCGCTCAAGCCGTGGCAGAAGTTCTTTCCCGCGCAGCTCGCCTACTGGAAATACTATATCAGAACTCCCTGGCGCGACGAGGCGCTGCCCATGATCGAAGAGCGCATGTTCGACAAGAAGGACAGAATATGGCCCGTGCTCCTCTGGATATGGCGCAGGCATGAATCCCTGCGCTGGCTGGCCCGTCTGCGCGGTGCGCGGTAG
- the lptB gene encoding LPS export ABC transporter ATP-binding protein yields MSSTLSAEHLCKRYGQKEVVHEVSVSMRQGEIVGLLGPNGAGKTTSFYMITGIIKPSAGKVLLDGQEISTWPLYRRARVGLSYLPQESSVFRRLTVRQNLQIILEHTGLSRAQQKERADQLMEEFGLTRLEKSYASYLSGGERRRLEIARCLIRDPLFVLLDEPFAGIDPLAVGDIQVLIRGLKERGIGVLISDHNVRETLSICDRAYLMFQGNIILSGTPDEIVNNARAREVYLGEDFHLS; encoded by the coding sequence ATGAGTTCCACGCTTTCCGCCGAACACCTGTGCAAGCGCTACGGGCAGAAGGAAGTCGTCCACGAAGTTTCCGTGTCCATGCGGCAGGGCGAAATCGTGGGTCTGCTCGGGCCCAACGGCGCGGGCAAGACCACGTCGTTCTACATGATCACCGGCATCATCAAACCCAGCGCGGGCAAGGTTCTTCTGGACGGGCAGGAAATAAGCACATGGCCTCTGTACCGCCGCGCCCGCGTGGGACTTTCCTACCTGCCGCAGGAAAGTTCCGTATTCCGCCGACTCACCGTGCGCCAGAACCTTCAGATCATTCTTGAGCATACCGGCCTCTCCCGTGCCCAGCAGAAAGAACGCGCCGATCAGCTCATGGAGGAATTCGGTCTCACCAGACTGGAAAAATCCTACGCCTCCTATCTTTCCGGCGGTGAACGCCGCCGCCTGGAAATAGCCCGCTGCCTCATCCGCGATCCGCTCTTCGTTCTGCTCGACGAACCCTTTGCCGGTATCGACCCCCTCGCCGTGGGCGATATTCAGGTGCTTATCCGGGGTCTCAAGGAACGCGGCATAGGCGTGCTCATTTCCGACCACAACGTGAGGGAAACACTCTCCATCTGCGACAGAGCCTACCTTATGTTTCAGGGCAACATCATCCTTTCCGGCACTCCCGATGAAATCGTGAACAACGCCCGGGCCCGCGAGGTCTATCTCGGCGAAGACTTCCATCTGAGCTGA
- a CDS encoding DUF721 domain-containing protein, with translation MEKKQHRRFAGFDLARRSGRTTLLGDGLDGWLASHGMQARHHMLTALWQNWDIVMGTELAPLAHPLGHRGNILLVGGDDSCAMQELSYAVPEILERVNAFMDEEYFHKVELHLLLGRNSLRRVDITEAPSLPPPPRPPRLGQLKLPPDSPLAACYEAYVRLFNGDKEKK, from the coding sequence ATGGAGAAAAAACAGCACAGGCGCTTTGCAGGCTTCGACCTTGCGCGCAGAAGCGGCAGGACAACCCTTCTCGGAGACGGGCTGGACGGCTGGCTTGCCTCCCACGGCATGCAGGCCCGTCATCACATGCTGACCGCGCTCTGGCAGAACTGGGACATCGTCATGGGCACGGAACTTGCGCCGCTCGCCCATCCTCTGGGGCACAGGGGGAATATTCTGCTTGTGGGTGGAGACGATTCCTGCGCCATGCAGGAGCTTTCCTATGCCGTGCCGGAAATTCTCGAAAGGGTGAACGCCTTCATGGATGAGGAGTACTTCCACAAGGTGGAGCTGCATCTTCTTCTGGGCAGAAATTCCCTGCGCCGTGTGGACATCACCGAGGCGCCGAGTCTTCCGCCTCCGCCCCGTCCTCCGCGCCTCGGTCAGCTGAAGCTGCCCCCGGATTCGCCGCTGGCCGCCTGTTATGAAGCCTATGTGCGCCTGTTCAACGGCGACAAAGAGAAAAAGTAA
- the lptC gene encoding LPS export ABC transporter periplasmic protein LptC, whose product MNDSLRRTLALIVAGAAVWGIWYGWQSWKTRQALEALENVVRSADLNKLLSDPPEEVKNTVDLAVRGIMLSQGHEGRKSFELNADWATLNQESGAITVRDPDIRYMLENAEGGETRIIRATSNVGRVEDGNQKVSMSGEVQATYEENVLTGDLAVFLNTSRTLTFPDGAELAGPTLSGTSSRLVWDLNTNVLTGEQGVCMRWTPSDSDTSNGATGADTPDAAQKDAQKESQS is encoded by the coding sequence ATGAACGATTCCCTGCGCAGAACCCTTGCCCTCATCGTTGCGGGCGCGGCCGTATGGGGCATCTGGTACGGCTGGCAGAGCTGGAAAACCCGCCAGGCGCTGGAAGCTCTGGAAAACGTGGTGCGCTCCGCCGACCTGAACAAGCTGCTTTCCGACCCGCCGGAAGAAGTGAAGAACACGGTGGATCTTGCCGTGCGCGGCATCATGCTTTCGCAGGGGCACGAAGGCCGCAAGAGCTTTGAACTCAACGCCGACTGGGCCACGCTGAACCAGGAATCCGGCGCCATTACCGTGCGTGACCCCGATATACGCTATATGCTGGAAAACGCCGAAGGCGGAGAGACTCGCATCATCCGCGCCACCTCGAATGTAGGTCGGGTGGAGGACGGCAACCAGAAGGTTTCCATGTCCGGCGAAGTACAGGCCACCTATGAGGAAAACGTACTCACGGGCGATCTTGCCGTCTTTCTCAACACCAGCCGCACCCTCACCTTTCCCGACGGCGCCGAACTTGCCGGACCGACGCTTTCCGGCACGTCGTCCCGCCTGGTATGGGATCTCAACACCAATGTCCTGACGGGCGAACAGGGCGTCTGCATGCGCTGGACGCCCTCCGACAGCGACACCTCCAACGGCGCAACCGGCGCCGATACCCCCGACGCCGCGCAAAAAGACGCGCAAAAGGAAAGTCAGTCATGA